The genomic stretch TGACATCTGTTCTGTTTTCAGGGTGTTAATCAGCACCGGGACGGCTTTTTTATCCTTAAGGAGCCCGAGTCCTATAATGGATGCCGGGCGCAGGAACGGGTCTTTTTTGCTTGAAACGGTTTCCCTTAAGAGATCAGCCGATTTTTCATCTCCCATAATGCCGAGTGCAATTATAACAACCCCTTTAACGTTATAGTCCAGCTTTTTATCGGTAAGCATTTTTCGTAGGGCGTCACAAACGGATTTATCGCCCAACTGGGCCAATGAAACGGCGGCAAACTGTCGAACACGGGAATCTTTATCATTTTGAAGCATGTTAAGCAAGTCGTTTTTGGAATCGGGCGATTTGATTAGTCCAAGTGCGATTGCCACGCTGGAGCGGATATCCCCTGTTTTATCCTGCATGGATTTCTTTAGTTCCGGTAAGGACTCCGGGGCTTTGATTCTGCCCAAAGCCAGTGCGGCGTAGGCGCGTTCCTGCATAGTCCGTTTCTGGTCATTAAGAATACCGGAAAGGAGCGGGATTGATTCTTTTTCCTGAAGGTTGCCTAAAGCAAGGATTGCCGAACACATTGCGTTTTGGGGTGTTTTGGAATTCGGGTTTAATATTTCCTTAAGCGCTTCGGTTGATTTGGGATCCTTGATATAACCGAGTGCCAAAGCGGCGTATGCTTTGGTTATGTCCGTTGATTCGCTTGAAAACAGGAATTGTTTTATCGTATCAAAAGAAGAAACATCCCCGAAAACGCCGAGGGATAAATACGCCATATTCTTTACGTTATAATCAGGGTCATTTAAGGCTTCTTTAAGGTATTGAAGCCCGTATTTATCCTTGAATTTACCGAGTGCCCAGGCCGCCATACCGCGGGCTAGCGGAAACTTGTCGCTTTTCATGGCGTTTGCAATGGCGTCTATAATCTCTTTGGTCTGGTTCATTTTTTGGGCTATTGTTTCGTTTTCGCCCGCATTTACTTCTTCTCTCCACACCAAAGGTTCTTTAAAAGGCAGGTGTTTTAACCTGTTCCTGATCCACCACATTTCCCATGCGCCTAGAGGCCCTGTGTTAGGCGGGTTGAAAACAAGCGGTTCCAGCCCTGTATTCGCAGGCGGGCGGGTGGGAGCCGGAGGCACCTGAGGCGTAATCGGGGTGATGGTGTTGCCACCGCTGCCTCCGCTTGGGCAATTAGCATTACTATAATCCGTTAAAAAATAAATTGCTGTGACACATAGTATTAATACAGAAACGATCCTTGTTTTCATATAAAAAGCCCTTCTTTATAGCTTGGAT from Planctomycetota bacterium encodes the following:
- a CDS encoding HEAT repeat domain-containing protein → MKTRIVSVLILCVTAIYFLTDYSNANCPSGGSGGNTITPITPQVPPAPTRPPANTGLEPLVFNPPNTGPLGAWEMWWIRNRLKHLPFKEPLVWREEVNAGENETIAQKMNQTKEIIDAIANAMKSDKFPLARGMAAWALGKFKDKYGLQYLKEALNDPDYNVKNMAYLSLGVFGDVSSFDTIKQFLFSSESTDITKAYAALALGYIKDPKSTEALKEILNPNSKTPQNAMCSAILALGNLQEKESIPLLSGILNDQKRTMQERAYAALALGRIKAPESLPELKKSMQDKTGDIRSSVAIALGLIKSPDSKNDLLNMLQNDKDSRVRQFAAVSLAQLGDKSVCDALRKMLTDKKLDYNVKGVVIIALGIMGDEKSADLLRETVSSKKDPFLRPASIIGLGLLKDKKAVPVLINTLKTEQMSDPVAFLYTVQALGMIGDEQAVPTLETLYKKAQEDLNIAVPVYNNLTVALAMLGKRKEVLEILHKHLKDKKATSQILLRAIHGTAYVGTKESVTNLINCYKDEKNQDVRMYIMFALGFILDPQKINPLYDITADNNYFIWLNIMDHISLNKPD